One region of Drosophila teissieri strain GT53w chromosome 2L, Prin_Dtei_1.1, whole genome shotgun sequence genomic DNA includes:
- the LOC122611882 gene encoding uncharacterized protein LOC122611882, with product MGHKTILDLNHYGFYELLKQIKKNCEQINPHETLEEIKYRDFINFIRSCKQFQVLFYMWDKVLYRRLFIPYLTFASDVYIDFDELYTRLNSFTPKIKETYYRSVYLAIQENENLKTVELKYHAEKYYSEHMEVFSFVMNELRKKKSIEVLKLDNPVYTIDDLSGFGNLIELILHARVDVEEFCRCCSNNRNLRKLTVLSNDLMGGRLANIAQYCSQVRRFEFEMKPDCDASEYAPLAKMSMLEQLKISGVHEPGTLKPLFQALANRQSKAFTILSIDNALLNFEDTTALSQIELLRDLRCGFVDPQTYVQNS from the exons atgGGACATAAGACGATCCTGGACTTAAACCACTATGGTTTCTATGAGttacttaaacaaataaaaaaaaattgtgaacAAATAAACCCGCATGAAACACTGGAAGAAATTAAGTACCGtgatttcataaattttatcAGGAGCTGCAAACAGTTTCAAGTTCTGTTTTATATGTGGGATAAAGTCTTGTACAGACGATTATTTATACCCTATTTAACTTTCGCGAGTGACGTATACATCGACTTCGATGAACTTTACACACGACTTAATAGCTTCACCCCCAAGATAAAGGAAACCTATTATAGATCCGTATATCTTGCTATTCAAGAGAATGAGAACTTGAAGACTGTTGAGCTGAAATACCATGCAGAAAAATATTACAGTGAGCACATGGAGGTATTTTCATTTGTAATGAATGAGCTTAGGAAAAAGAAGAGTATAGAAGTTTTAAAGCTCGATAATCCTG TGTACACCATCGATGACCTTTCGGGATTCGGAAACCTCATTGAACTCATTTTACATGCGAGAGTGGACGTTGAAGAGTTTTGTAGATGCTGCTCCAATAACCGAAACTTGAGGAAACTTACTGTTCTCAGCAACGATCTGATGGGAGGGCGCTTGGCCAATATTGCACAATATTGCAGTCAAGTGAGgcgatttgaatttgaaatgaaacCCGACTGCGATGCCTCAGAATATGCACCACTGGCCAAAATGTCCATGCTGGAACAGTTGAAGATTTCTGGAGTACACGAACCGGGCACCTTAAAGCCACTTTTTCAAGCACTGGCCAATAGACAATCCAAGGCATTTACAATCCTATCCATTGATAATGCTCTTTTAAATTTTGAGGACACAACGGCTTTATCTCAGATCGAACTACTAAGGGACTTAAGATGTGGCTTTGTGGACCCCCAAA CATATGTGCAGAATTCTTAA
- the LOC122626660 gene encoding uncharacterized protein LOC122626660, translating to MLSTVEHEEKTLMTRIPDHIFQELMPSYFKGSKAVAYHLDRQRLVIELPREVYSLKAIFDPMPEGYIHALQELVITYRYLDIEEVKSITQIVSLRKLRCGFRHAISFSHVRSLTNLECLKVKSYPQFTDIYDHLVASLQECHNLQSIDLHFNARVQLISCDFVERAIQALKLARDPKVQSPLRLSCFVSLVFLEPNAFIDEEFLSLSINRLQKDEDLWIYYETRPHD from the exons ATGTTGAGTACAGTAGAGCATGAGGAGAAAACTTTAATGACGCGAATACCAGATCACATTTTCCAAGAACTTATGCCATCATATTTTAAAGGATCCAAGGCAGTTGCTTATCATTTGGACCGCCAAAGATTGGTGATTGAGTTGCCACGTGAAGTATACTCCTTAAAAGCTATATTTGATCCTATGCCAGAGGGATACATACATGCTCTCCAGGAGCTGGTCATAACCTACAGATATCTAGACATAGAAGAGGTCAAAAGTATAACGCAAATCGTATCATTAAGAAAACTTAGATGCGGATTTCGGCATGCCATTAGTTTTTCCCATGTGCGTAGTCTCACAAATCTTGAATGCTTGAAAGTCAAGTCGTATCCGCAATTCACGGATATATATGATCATCTTGTGGCGTCTTTGCAAGAATGTCACAATCTTCAATCCATTGACTTGCATTTCAATGCTCGTGTGCAGTTAATCAGCTGCGATTTTGTGGAGCGAGCAATCCAAGCACTGAAGTTAGCCAGAGATCCAAAGGTTCAGAGTCCGCTGAGGTTAAGCTGCTTTGTTAGTCTAGTTTTCCTTGAACCG AATGCTTTCATTGATGAAGAGTTTTTGAGCCTGTCCATTAACAGATTGCAGAAAGATGAGGACTTGTGGATATATTATGAAACGAGACCCCATGACTAA